One window of the Candidatus Dependentiae bacterium genome contains the following:
- a CDS encoding leucine-rich repeat domain-containing protein encodes MKRMLVSLAIVSTLVTSSVFAMKREDVSTINLIVSDVNPLDPMEHSLEPSQFRTTINVQKDTLLKIPYFASLLETTTDSDEIDLVDSFPIPITKISMQFILDSIQAVYTLEPLIKQFPTFFTQYSPNDIPRTVLLTIEPILKKQHLLQPNVLANILITTSFLDLTWLAHAIGKIWVTQRYTQQQAINAGINKEIYTLHMRPYQVRQYQDQGKNLFELEQSIADMIINMRLPAIHNNILNLVGRRIVSVAGLDLLPADIKTSMLELNLSGNNITSIPERAFANLSNLQRLLLSNNKITYISYNAFAGLNNLQQLYLGGNQLTSIAANTFTGLKSLQYLGLGSNKLTSIAANTFADLNNLQKLELNNNQLTSIAINAFAGLNNLQELELLYNRLNQETKNHVRQALPQVDIMFHEPF; translated from the coding sequence ATGAAACGTATGTTGGTGTCTTTGGCTATCGTATCCACATTGGTAACATCTTCTGTATTTGCTATGAAGCGAGAAGATGTTTCTACCATCAACCTAATTGTTTCTGATGTCAATCCACTAGATCCCATGGAACACTCCTTAGAACCAAGTCAATTTCGTACCACTATAAACGTACAAAAAGATACGCTTCTGAAAATCCCATATTTTGCAAGTTTGCTTGAAACAACGACCGATTCCGATGAGATTGATTTAGTGGACTCTTTTCCTATTCCCATTACAAAAATTTCTATGCAATTTATTCTTGATAGCATCCAGGCCGTATATACTCTAGAGCCACTCATCAAACAATTTCCCACCTTTTTTACTCAATACTCTCCAAATGATATTCCTCGAACGGTTCTACTTACAATTGAACCTATTCTAAAGAAACAACATTTATTACAGCCAAATGTTTTAGCAAATATACTTATTACTACTAGCTTTTTGGATTTGACATGGCTAGCTCATGCTATTGGCAAAATTTGGGTTACCCAAAGATATACTCAACAACAAGCAATTAATGCTGGTATTAATAAAGAAATCTACACACTCCATATGCGTCCATATCAAGTACGTCAATATCAAGATCAAGGTAAAAATTTATTTGAGCTTGAACAAAGCATTGCTGATATGATTATAAATATGCGATTGCCTGCTATTCACAACAATATTCTTAACTTGGTTGGTAGGCGGATAGTTAGTGTTGCAGGTCTTGACCTATTACCTGCAGATATCAAAACTAGCATGCTAGAACTCAATCTGTCTGGAAATAACATAACCTCTATTCCTGAACGCGCTTTTGCCAATTTGAGCAACTTGCAAAGGCTCTTGCTCAGCAATAATAAAATAACTTATATCTCTTACAATGCCTTTGCCGGCCTTAACAATTTACAACAACTCTATCTCGGTGGTAATCAACTAACATCTATTGCCGCCAATACATTTACCGGCCTTAAGAGTTTACAGTATCTCGGGCTCGGTAGTAATAAACTAACATCTATTGCCGCTAATACCTTTGCCGACCTTAACAATTTACAGAAACTCGAGCTCAATAATAATCAACTAACATCTATTGCCATTAATGCTTTTGCAGGCCTTAACAATTTACAAGAACTCGAGCTCCTTTATAATAGACTCAACCAAGAAACAAAAAATCACGTACGTCAAGCACTGCCACAGGTAGACATAATGTTTCATGAGCCATTTTGA
- a CDS encoding valine--tRNA ligase: protein MEKRFDHQTHQQLCQKKWEHEKTYDMANNPGQLYSIDTPPPTVSGSLHIGHIFSYTQTDFIARYKRMNGFSVFYPFGFDDNGLPTERYVEKKRKVKAHQVGRSAFIDICLEETQQAERAFQELWQRMGLSADWSNWYSTISTSVRKLSQESFIDLYKKGFIYRKDEPALYCTTCRTSVAQAELDSIEIPSFFNDIVFKDYNGNDLIIGTTRPELLPSCVALLYHPQDERYQYLRGTTARVPLFDFEVPILADEKVNPDKGTGLVMCCTFGDTTDIEWYKKFSLPYKQSIGFDGKMLASTQLIADLKVEDARKKIIEELIKTNLLLRQRPITHAVNVHERCKKEIEYLSLKQWFINILDHKQAFLDMADRIHWYPTFMKSRYINWVENIGWDWCISRQRFFGIPFPVWHCQDCNEIILAKTEQLPVDPQEVTPPTCTCGSKNIVPDTDVMDTWNTSSISPYICYQLFTDNEQSPFDPSVNISNFIPMSMRPQAHDIIRTWAFYTIVKSWMHHGIIPWQNIVISGHVLSDQKEKLSKSKDNAALAPENLLEKYPADVIRYWTASGSLGHDVAFSENQLKIGLRLVTKLWNAFIFTKEHIMALDNPSQLPEELGAINEWLLHSATETFTQYTKYFEQNEFGLALDVVEKFFWNNFCDNYLELIKHQLFNPQDYKQTDIHATQWTLYHVGLRILQLYAPYLPFVTESIYEQLYKTHEKVASLHQTKFAQVQQPYVFTSSIAIAEHVLHIAALVRKLKTEQQLSLKTPLEKLLIYVPEHIAIVSIKLYEHILRGVTQTQVIDYKVGSEKTSELKEVAGLWHAQIQS, encoded by the coding sequence ATGGAAAAACGATTCGATCATCAGACCCATCAACAACTTTGCCAGAAAAAATGGGAACATGAAAAAACCTATGATATGGCTAATAACCCGGGACAATTGTATAGTATAGATACACCACCTCCAACCGTTTCTGGTTCGTTGCATATTGGTCATATTTTCTCCTACACACAAACCGATTTTATTGCCCGCTATAAACGCATGAATGGGTTTTCCGTTTTTTACCCTTTTGGTTTTGATGATAATGGATTACCCACTGAACGTTATGTAGAAAAAAAACGAAAAGTCAAAGCACATCAAGTTGGTCGTTCTGCATTTATCGATATATGCCTAGAAGAAACACAACAAGCTGAGCGCGCATTCCAAGAATTGTGGCAACGCATGGGGTTATCTGCTGATTGGAGCAACTGGTATTCAACCATTTCAACATCGGTACGCAAACTATCACAAGAATCATTTATCGATTTGTACAAAAAAGGATTTATTTACCGCAAGGACGAACCAGCATTATATTGTACTACTTGTCGCACTTCTGTTGCTCAAGCAGAATTAGATAGCATAGAAATTCCTTCTTTTTTTAATGATATTGTTTTTAAAGACTATAATGGTAACGATTTAATTATCGGCACAACACGGCCGGAGTTACTGCCATCATGTGTAGCATTACTTTATCATCCTCAAGACGAGCGTTACCAATATTTGCGAGGAACCACTGCTCGTGTACCTTTATTCGATTTTGAAGTACCAATACTTGCTGATGAAAAAGTAAATCCAGACAAAGGAACCGGCCTTGTTATGTGTTGCACTTTCGGTGATACAACAGATATTGAATGGTATAAAAAATTCAGCTTACCCTACAAACAATCAATAGGCTTTGATGGTAAAATGCTTGCATCTACTCAACTTATAGCAGATCTTAAAGTAGAAGATGCTCGCAAAAAAATTATTGAAGAATTAATTAAAACAAATTTATTGCTACGTCAACGACCTATTACTCATGCGGTCAATGTACATGAACGTTGTAAGAAAGAAATTGAATATTTAAGCCTTAAACAATGGTTTATTAATATATTAGACCATAAACAAGCCTTCTTAGATATGGCTGACCGTATTCATTGGTATCCGACATTTATGAAATCTCGGTATATTAATTGGGTAGAAAATATCGGGTGGGATTGGTGTATTTCACGCCAACGGTTTTTTGGTATTCCATTCCCGGTATGGCACTGCCAAGATTGTAATGAGATAATTCTTGCAAAAACCGAGCAACTTCCTGTTGATCCTCAAGAGGTTACTCCTCCCACTTGTACCTGTGGCAGCAAAAATATAGTGCCTGATACTGATGTAATGGACACATGGAATACTTCATCAATTTCCCCTTATATTTGCTATCAACTATTTACCGACAATGAACAGTCTCCATTTGATCCTTCGGTAAATATAAGTAACTTTATCCCAATGAGTATGCGGCCACAAGCTCATGATATCATTCGAACGTGGGCTTTTTATACCATAGTCAAGAGCTGGATGCATCATGGTATTATACCGTGGCAAAATATTGTAATTTCCGGCCATGTATTGAGTGATCAAAAAGAAAAACTATCAAAATCAAAAGATAATGCAGCATTAGCACCTGAAAATCTATTAGAAAAATATCCTGCGGATGTTATTCGGTACTGGACAGCATCTGGTTCACTTGGTCATGATGTAGCTTTTTCTGAAAATCAACTCAAAATCGGATTACGCCTGGTTACTAAGTTATGGAATGCATTTATCTTCACCAAAGAGCATATCATGGCGCTTGATAATCCGAGTCAGTTGCCAGAAGAACTTGGGGCCATTAATGAGTGGTTACTCCATAGTGCAACAGAAACATTTACGCAGTACACGAAATACTTTGAACAAAATGAGTTTGGACTTGCCCTTGATGTAGTAGAAAAATTTTTCTGGAACAATTTCTGCGATAATTACTTAGAACTCATTAAGCATCAATTATTCAACCCACAAGATTATAAACAAACAGATATTCATGCTACCCAATGGACCTTATACCACGTTGGGCTTCGTATTTTACAGCTATATGCACCGTATTTGCCCTTTGTGACTGAATCTATTTATGAGCAACTGTACAAAACACATGAAAAAGTTGCATCACTACATCAAACCAAGTTTGCACAAGTACAACAACCATATGTATTCACCAGTAGCATTGCCATTGCCGAACATGTTTTGCACATTGCAGCATTAGTCCGTAAACTCAAAACTGAACAACAACTATCATTAAAAACACCGCTAGAAAAACTCCTTATTTATGTACCGGAACACATAGCTATCGTATCTATCAAGCTATATGAGCATATTTTACGGGGTGTCACGCAAACACAAGTAATTGATTATAAAGTAGGTTCAGAAAAAACCTCTGAATTAAAAGAGGTTGCTGGTTTGTGGCATGCGCAAATACAAAGTTAA